In Vibrio hippocampi, a single genomic region encodes these proteins:
- a CDS encoding NCS2 family permease: MNTQVSADRTKQGGWLESTFKLSERKTTVGTEVYAGFITFLAMSYILAVNPAILGGIPGMEKGAVFTATALAAALATLIMGIWGNYPVMLAPGMSMNGFFKGMLLSGSVALVWHEALFGIFLSGVLYLILSLTNIRKAMIESIPEDLKLAITVSLGLFIAFLGLKNAGIIVSNPIILVSMGDIADPKVIIAYISIFVALGCMVRDIKLATFVSFITAIVLTILADVMMGTNNAPIPEQFFTAPPSIAGSFGAVFDFSGLTADKMFDLLFIVIIFLIVDFFDGLSTIIGVGRDAGIIDKDGKVPNARSALVADAGGTVIGSVLGTTSITAFSESGIASSQGAKTGLAAVTVAGLFLLSLFMYPIFSIFSAGMVAPAMVVVGIYMIGRLGQISWDQKESRIAAFFTIMFTVLSFSPANGMAMGFISYAFSMVVAGKGKQVHPVIYVLCGLFMTYLILL, translated from the coding sequence GTGAATACCCAAGTAAGTGCAGACCGTACTAAGCAAGGCGGTTGGTTAGAATCTACTTTTAAACTCTCTGAGCGTAAGACCACGGTAGGTACTGAGGTTTATGCTGGTTTTATTACCTTCCTCGCGATGAGTTATATCCTAGCGGTTAACCCAGCCATTTTGGGTGGGATCCCTGGAATGGAGAAGGGCGCGGTATTTACTGCAACCGCACTGGCGGCGGCGCTAGCGACTCTCATCATGGGTATCTGGGGCAACTATCCTGTGATGTTAGCGCCCGGCATGAGTATGAATGGCTTTTTTAAAGGTATGCTACTCAGCGGCTCGGTTGCTTTGGTTTGGCACGAAGCGTTATTTGGTATCTTCTTGTCCGGTGTGTTGTATTTAATCTTGTCTTTGACCAATATTCGCAAAGCTATGATTGAATCAATACCCGAAGATCTTAAGTTGGCGATTACCGTCTCCCTTGGATTGTTTATTGCGTTCTTAGGATTAAAAAACGCCGGTATTATTGTTTCCAACCCTATCATCCTCGTCAGCATGGGCGACATCGCCGACCCTAAAGTTATCATTGCTTACATCAGTATCTTTGTCGCCTTGGGTTGTATGGTACGTGATATCAAATTGGCGACCTTTGTCTCGTTTATTACGGCGATTGTGCTGACTATTCTGGCGGATGTGATGATGGGCACCAACAATGCACCAATCCCCGAACAATTCTTTACCGCACCACCGAGTATTGCCGGTAGCTTTGGCGCTGTGTTTGATTTTTCAGGCTTAACGGCGGATAAGATGTTTGACCTGCTGTTTATTGTCATTATCTTCCTGATTGTCGATTTCTTTGATGGTTTAAGCACGATCATCGGTGTTGGTCGCGATGCGGGGATTATCGACAAAGACGGCAAGGTACCGAATGCCCGCTCTGCGCTGGTGGCGGATGCAGGCGGTACGGTGATAGGCTCGGTATTGGGCACAACTTCAATCACCGCTTTCTCTGAATCGGGGATAGCCTCTTCACAAGGTGCGAAAACAGGGCTTGCTGCGGTCACGGTTGCGGGACTGTTTCTGCTATCACTGTTCATGTATCCGATTTTCTCTATTTTCTCTGCGGGAATGGTGGCACCTGCCATGGTCGTTGTCGGTATCTATATGATTGGTCGACTGGGTCAAATCAGTTGGGACCAGAAAGAGTCACGTATAGCGGCGTTTTTCACCATTATGTTTACGGTTCTTAGTTTTTCTCCTGCGAATGGTATGGCGATGGGCTTTATTAGTTATGCCTTTAGCATGGTTGTAGCAGGCAAAGGTAAGCAGGTTCATCCGGTAATTTATGTGTTGTGTGGACTGTTTATGACGTATTTGATTTTGCTCTAG
- a CDS encoding GTP pyrophosphokinase, producing MKGQVKKLVEEINRIHKEFSESCFDKGMFERVKLSRTISNVPTSHIYKYRLVLHESINDYLMTSHIELKFFYRVKTRESIDDKIVRYSERENQYPVNNWLNDIFGARVILTESEIAEVMEELDNWQDELGLKNWYLRDKEGYKGLHIYFKNSSNFYFPWELQIWDREDLKSNVENHEKFKRSFI from the coding sequence ATGAAAGGGCAAGTTAAAAAGCTCGTTGAAGAGATCAATAGAATTCATAAAGAGTTTTCAGAGTCTTGCTTCGATAAGGGGATGTTTGAGCGAGTGAAACTATCTAGGACAATCTCGAACGTTCCAACCTCTCATATCTATAAATACCGATTGGTGCTTCATGAAAGCATCAATGACTATTTGATGACATCCCATATTGAGTTGAAATTCTTTTATCGAGTAAAAACAAGAGAGAGTATCGACGACAAAATTGTGCGTTATAGTGAGCGTGAAAATCAGTATCCGGTGAACAATTGGCTCAATGATATTTTTGGAGCTAGGGTCATTTTAACCGAGTCTGAGATCGCAGAAGTGATGGAAGAACTGGATAACTGGCAAGATGAACTTGGTTTAAAAAACTGGTATTTGCGCGATAAGGAAGGCTATAAAGGGCTTCATATCTATTTTAAGAATAGTAGTAATTTTTACTTCCCGTGGGAACTTCAAATTTGGGATCGAGAAGATTTAAAATCGAATGTCGAAAACCATGAAAAGTTTAAACGAAGTTTCATTTAA
- the rfbB gene encoding dTDP-glucose 4,6-dehydratase, with translation MKASTLLITGGSGFIGSALIRHILDNTSHRVINFDKLTYAVNPLSLDNYQSHPNYTFIHGDICDGDQLEATFDKHQPDYVVHLAAESHVDKSIYASSAFIQTNIIGTYQLLQCTLGYWHTLETDKQSAFRLLHISTDEVFGDLEPNDAPFTERSRYKPSSPYSASKASSDHLVRAWHRTYGLPILISNCSNNYGPYQHAEKLIPKLIHNAYLQLPLPIYGDGQQIRDWLHVDDHAQAMLLLLEKGKVGETYCVGGECERANLEIVNRICETMDGLFPNHAPHIDLIQHVKDREGHDVRYSVNTNKIKNLGWYPSKSLEYELPYLIRHFILQTEH, from the coding sequence ATGAAAGCATCAACCCTACTCATTACTGGTGGCTCTGGTTTTATCGGTTCTGCGCTGATTAGACATATACTTGATAACACGTCACATCGTGTGATTAACTTTGACAAGCTCACTTATGCGGTCAATCCTTTGTCGCTGGATAACTACCAATCACATCCCAACTACACCTTTATTCATGGCGATATCTGCGATGGAGATCAGTTAGAAGCGACCTTTGATAAACACCAGCCTGATTATGTGGTCCACTTAGCGGCAGAAAGCCACGTGGATAAATCGATATACGCCTCGAGCGCCTTTATTCAAACCAATATTATTGGAACCTATCAATTATTGCAGTGTACATTAGGTTATTGGCACACCCTAGAAACGGACAAACAGTCAGCATTTCGTTTACTCCATATCTCAACAGATGAAGTTTTTGGTGATTTAGAACCTAATGACGCTCCGTTTACCGAGCGATCCCGCTATAAACCAAGTAGCCCTTATTCAGCCTCTAAAGCGTCGTCCGATCATTTGGTTAGAGCTTGGCACCGAACCTATGGACTGCCGATTTTAATCAGTAACTGCAGCAATAATTATGGACCGTATCAACATGCGGAAAAACTGATTCCTAAATTAATCCATAATGCTTATCTACAGCTCCCTTTGCCTATCTATGGTGATGGACAGCAAATTCGAGATTGGCTGCATGTTGACGATCATGCTCAAGCAATGTTGTTACTACTGGAAAAGGGAAAAGTTGGGGAGACATACTGTGTGGGTGGGGAATGCGAAAGAGCGAACCTAGAAATAGTTAACCGTATTTGTGAAACGATGGATGGCTTGTTTCCAAACCATGCACCGCATATCGACTTGATCCAACATGTGAAGGATAGAGAAGGGCACGATGTACGCTATTCAGTTAATACGAACAAAATTAAAAACTTAGGTTGGTATCCATCAAAAAGTCTTGAGTATGAACTGCCTTATTTAATTAGACACTTCATTCTACAAACTGAGCACTAA
- the wbaP gene encoding undecaprenyl-phosphate galactose phosphotransferase WbaP gives MSELQTLEHACRLDLKGNFSASKNKKFLILSDTLSFFVAALIGSVTYFSSFNFFDFEINNDTVTRAIVFSSVTFLSIAWFWGSKRHYTYRKPFWDELRESYITLSSIALIDLALTTFVALEAKPMVWLITWSSLFVILPLFRACTKYYLNLVGSWAMPSVIIGDEKNANEAYLAIRSEPSTGFRIDAFIAPKYKVQKATFVDDIPYLSPLDFLQQSESVPFKIFIALEKNQTELRDEWFRTLAKMGISNISVVPDLRGVPLVGMDVSHFFSHEVMMLRIRNNLARKSSQFIKRLFDIFVSSALLLVLAPFFGYISYKVTRDGGSATYGHERIGYKGKPFKCLKFRSMVMNSKEVLEQLLATDPIAKAEWDKEFKLKHDPRVTPTGAFLRRTSLDELPQLWNVLKGEMSLVGPRPIIDEELQRYKEDVAYYLMAKPGMSGLWQVSGRSDTDYETRVYLDAWYVKNWSLWSDIVILFKTVGVVLKRDGAY, from the coding sequence ATGAGTGAATTGCAAACATTGGAACATGCTTGCAGGTTGGATCTTAAGGGTAATTTTTCTGCAAGTAAAAATAAAAAATTCCTTATATTAAGTGATACTCTGTCTTTTTTTGTGGCGGCTTTAATAGGAAGTGTCACTTATTTCTCTAGCTTCAATTTTTTTGATTTCGAAATAAATAACGATACAGTAACTAGAGCAATTGTATTCTCAAGTGTGACATTTTTATCAATCGCTTGGTTTTGGGGTAGTAAGCGTCACTACACGTATCGAAAACCATTTTGGGATGAACTTAGAGAATCCTATATAACTTTGTCATCTATCGCACTTATTGATTTGGCATTAACAACATTTGTTGCATTGGAAGCTAAACCGATGGTTTGGTTAATTACCTGGTCAAGTTTGTTTGTTATTTTGCCTTTGTTTCGAGCTTGTACAAAGTACTATTTGAATCTAGTTGGTTCATGGGCGATGCCAAGTGTTATTATTGGTGATGAAAAAAATGCAAATGAGGCATATTTGGCTATTAGAAGTGAACCATCGACAGGATTCAGAATAGACGCTTTTATAGCGCCAAAGTATAAAGTACAGAAGGCAACTTTTGTGGATGATATTCCATATTTATCGCCATTGGATTTCTTACAACAGAGTGAATCTGTTCCATTTAAGATATTTATTGCACTAGAAAAAAACCAAACTGAATTAAGAGATGAGTGGTTTAGAACTCTTGCTAAAATGGGAATAAGTAATATTTCTGTTGTGCCTGACTTACGTGGTGTGCCGCTTGTGGGTATGGATGTATCACATTTCTTTAGTCACGAAGTGATGATGCTTCGGATTAGGAATAATTTAGCTCGAAAGTCATCGCAGTTTATAAAGCGCCTTTTTGATATTTTTGTGTCTTCCGCGCTATTGTTAGTGTTAGCTCCATTTTTTGGTTACATTTCATATAAAGTAACTCGAGATGGTGGCTCTGCGACGTATGGGCATGAGAGGATAGGGTATAAAGGTAAGCCATTTAAGTGCTTAAAGTTTCGCTCTATGGTTATGAACTCTAAGGAGGTTCTTGAGCAGCTCTTAGCGACAGACCCGATAGCAAAGGCTGAGTGGGACAAAGAGTTTAAGCTTAAGCACGATCCACGAGTGACGCCAACAGGTGCTTTTTTGCGACGAACAAGCCTTGATGAATTACCTCAGCTATGGAACGTGCTTAAAGGAGAGATGAGTTTAGTTGGTCCACGCCCAATTATAGATGAAGAGCTTCAACGGTATAAAGAGGATGTTGCCTATTACTTGATGGCTAAACCTGGTATGTCTGGTTTATGGCAGGTAAGTGGTAGGAGTGACACTGACTATGAGACCCGAGTCTATTTAGATGCTTGGTACGTTAAAAATTGGTCATTGTGGAGTGACATTGTTATTTTATTTAAAACCGTTGGCGTTGTTCTGAAGCGTGATGGCGCTTATTAA
- a CDS encoding oligosaccharide flippase family protein, with protein sequence MASFISRMGKRLKDPSLIIGALSAFGVKLLAAGGAFLLNVIVARNLGAEQAGYFFLALAVCIMIANLTRQGLNNALVRFIAGYRVSGDIEKVGGLFKYASLRVFFVGCLVSLILYFLSPWLSNTVFNKPLLTPILEAASFLIVPLALSQLIGFCFQGMKKVVPAIFYQSALLATLAVVVLWLLSPDDSLSAIWIYVICTFTVATLAFLHWLKVVGRTYEVLGARDKYEVNQAIKPLFLILLMSQVTQWAGQLVLGIWSTPHEVALFATAQRTAMLTSFILVAVNAIAAPKFAEAFKKNRHDEIEQIALSSSRLMTAAAIPVLIFMVIFAPWLMSLFGPSFAESAIILRILAVGQFINVITGSVGYLLQMTANERVLRNNMAISTLILVVGSVIFTPILGMLGVAVITALAIATQNILCIYQVKRIFGFNTLNIFAR encoded by the coding sequence ATGGCTAGCTTTATTTCTAGAATGGGTAAGAGACTAAAAGATCCCTCACTAATAATTGGTGCGCTCAGTGCTTTCGGTGTAAAGCTGTTAGCAGCCGGCGGAGCATTTTTGCTCAATGTTATTGTCGCTCGTAATCTTGGTGCAGAGCAAGCGGGGTATTTTTTCCTAGCGCTGGCCGTTTGTATAATGATTGCCAACCTAACTCGACAAGGGTTGAATAACGCCTTGGTTCGTTTTATTGCTGGTTATAGAGTGTCTGGCGATATAGAGAAAGTTGGTGGTTTATTTAAATATGCGTCTTTACGAGTATTTTTTGTCGGCTGCTTGGTTTCTTTAATTTTATACTTTCTGTCTCCATGGCTTAGTAATACAGTATTTAACAAACCGCTATTGACACCAATACTTGAGGCTGCAAGTTTTTTAATAGTGCCATTGGCTCTGAGTCAATTGATAGGTTTTTGTTTCCAAGGTATGAAAAAGGTTGTACCTGCAATATTTTATCAATCAGCTTTGTTAGCTACGCTCGCTGTCGTGGTACTTTGGCTTCTGTCGCCTGACGATTCATTATCAGCGATTTGGATCTACGTTATTTGTACTTTTACTGTTGCGACACTGGCTTTTTTGCATTGGCTTAAAGTCGTTGGGAGAACTTATGAAGTGCTAGGCGCAAGGGATAAGTATGAAGTTAATCAAGCAATTAAACCACTCTTTTTGATTTTATTGATGTCGCAGGTTACACAGTGGGCGGGGCAGTTGGTGCTGGGTATTTGGAGCACGCCCCATGAAGTTGCTCTGTTTGCAACTGCACAGCGCACAGCAATGCTAACCAGTTTCATCTTGGTTGCTGTTAATGCTATTGCCGCTCCAAAGTTTGCTGAGGCTTTTAAGAAAAATCGCCATGATGAAATTGAACAGATAGCACTTTCATCTAGTCGTCTTATGACCGCAGCCGCCATCCCAGTACTAATATTTATGGTCATTTTTGCTCCTTGGTTAATGAGCTTATTTGGTCCTAGTTTTGCGGAAAGTGCGATAATATTACGAATTCTTGCAGTTGGACAGTTTATTAATGTTATTACTGGTTCAGTAGGTTATTTATTACAAATGACAGCGAATGAGCGTGTGTTACGAAATAACATGGCTATATCAACGCTAATTCTTGTTGTGGGTTCAGTTATATTCACACCTATTTTGGGTATGTTAGGGGTAGCTGTGATTACAGCATTGGCTATCGCAACGCAAAATATATTGTGTATATATCAAGTGAAAAGGATTTTTGGCTTTAACACTTTAAATATTTTTGCTCGATAG
- a CDS encoding KpsF/GutQ family sugar-phosphate isomerase: protein MSVIERARDVIRTEIGGLEYMSKQLGQSFEVAIATILNNKGRTIICGMGKSGIIGKKIAASLASTGTASFFMHPGEAFHGDLGMVKPEDVFIAISNSGETDEVLKLLPFLRDNGNFIIAITGRAESTLAQAAQCHLNVAVPKEACPLQLAPTASTTATLAMGDALTICLMEQRNFKPENFARFHPGGSLGRRLLGRVSDEMVCKNLPVIHTHSVLPEIIAKISEGRLGLAIVLSDGEIQGMITDGDLRRTIEKYGKDSFSITAESIYTPNPITTTPQMSIQSAYELMDVSNISALVVVDDRKLVGILKK from the coding sequence ATGTCAGTAATAGAACGTGCTAGAGACGTTATTCGCACCGAAATTGGTGGATTGGAATATATGTCCAAACAGCTTGGTCAATCATTTGAAGTTGCCATTGCTACTATCCTAAATAATAAAGGTCGTACTATCATCTGTGGTATGGGTAAATCCGGTATTATCGGTAAAAAAATTGCCGCGTCATTGGCAAGCACTGGGACAGCGAGTTTTTTTATGCACCCAGGAGAGGCATTTCACGGTGATTTAGGTATGGTTAAGCCTGAGGATGTATTTATTGCTATTTCCAACTCCGGTGAAACAGATGAAGTACTGAAATTACTCCCTTTTTTACGTGATAATGGCAATTTCATTATCGCTATCACTGGTCGTGCAGAATCGACTTTAGCACAGGCTGCGCAATGTCATTTGAATGTTGCCGTGCCTAAAGAAGCTTGCCCTTTACAACTCGCACCCACAGCATCGACGACGGCCACGTTGGCTATGGGTGATGCTTTAACTATTTGTTTAATGGAGCAGCGTAATTTTAAACCTGAAAATTTTGCTCGCTTCCATCCTGGAGGGAGTCTTGGTCGCCGTTTGCTAGGGCGAGTGAGTGATGAAATGGTGTGCAAAAACTTACCCGTTATTCATACTCATAGTGTTTTGCCAGAGATTATTGCGAAAATATCGGAAGGTCGCTTGGGGTTAGCTATTGTGTTGAGCGATGGTGAAATTCAAGGGATGATTACAGATGGTGACCTTCGTCGAACAATAGAAAAATATGGTAAAGATTCGTTTTCTATTACTGCTGAGTCAATATATACACCAAACCCGATTACAACTACACCACAAATGTCGATTCAAAGTGCTTATGAATTGATGGATGTATCCAATATAAGTGCGCTAGTCGTTGTAGATGATCGTAAACTGGTAGGTATTTTGAAAAAGTGA
- the kdsB gene encoding 3-deoxy-manno-octulosonate cytidylyltransferase, producing the protein MTNKIKVVIPARYGSSRLPGKPLLELCGKPIFWHVYQRAIEAGLHSEDIVLATDDERIFKLASQSNIAVIMTDASHNSGTDRLNEVATKLNWSDDTLVINVQGDEPLIPSTLISQLIKFTQQNLQFDITTVISPLSCHEDANNPSIVKVAVGESSQAVYFSRLPIPYNRDHSGILDAIYRHIGIYAYSVRSLRQFCQYPESTLERIEKLEQLRALSNGLSIGVTVVEQAPPHGIDTEQDYLKVKTIMEKLHVSNRTC; encoded by the coding sequence ATGACTAACAAAATTAAAGTCGTGATCCCGGCAAGGTATGGATCTTCTCGTTTACCAGGTAAGCCGTTATTAGAGTTATGTGGAAAACCGATCTTTTGGCATGTTTATCAACGTGCTATTGAGGCAGGTTTGCATTCTGAAGATATCGTTCTAGCGACAGACGATGAACGTATTTTCAAGCTGGCTTCTCAATCAAATATCGCGGTTATTATGACTGATGCTAGCCATAATAGTGGAACTGATAGATTGAATGAAGTCGCGACTAAATTAAATTGGAGCGATGATACCTTAGTTATTAATGTGCAAGGAGACGAACCATTAATCCCCAGCACTCTAATAAGTCAGCTTATTAAATTTACTCAGCAGAACCTGCAATTTGACATTACAACAGTGATTTCCCCCTTAAGTTGTCACGAAGATGCTAACAATCCAAGTATCGTTAAGGTTGCTGTGGGGGAATCAAGTCAGGCTGTATACTTCTCTCGTCTACCAATACCTTATAATCGTGATCATTCGGGAATTCTCGATGCAATCTACAGACATATCGGGATCTATGCATATTCAGTTAGGAGTCTTCGACAGTTTTGCCAATACCCAGAATCAACATTAGAGCGTATAGAGAAGCTTGAACAACTAAGAGCACTAAGTAACGGCTTGTCCATTGGCGTAACAGTAGTAGAGCAAGCCCCTCCGCATGGTATTGATACAGAACAAGACTATTTAAAAGTTAAAACAATAATGGAAAAATTACATGTCAGTAATAGAACGTGCTAG